The Dehalococcoidales bacterium region CCCATGGCAAACCCCAGGCCTTGGTAGCATTTCACGCTGATCCCAATTTCCTTGTTGTTGCCGATGTAGACATGTCGGCAAATACATTGAACCGATTGAATACATTGGTACTGGACAGCCAAATGAGCAAGGAAGTGATTGGCGTTGCCGGTAACGATTCCAGAATTCAGGCTTTGCTGGAACAGGGAGCGATAATCAGTAATCTATACCCCGCATATGTGTTCTACGAAAAGGAAATGGTTAATCCTGATGGCAAAGTCTACAAACAGGCAAGCTTTGATTTTATTATCCAGTTAAGGATTGTAATCAATTCCTCCAGGTACATGGCAATATACGATGTAAACACCAATCAAATCACAACAGTAGTTACTGATTCTAAATAACAACTCACCTCCAGCTTACAAAATGAACCATTTATTAAATCCTGCGTATTCTATAAGTGGAGGGGTATTTCGGCCAAGGAGCAAATAGAATATTATCCAGGAGGTTGTGTAATGTTTCGTAAATTCTTTTTCCGGGCACTCTTGGCTGTTGTCTCAATAACCGGTATTGTTGCCGGGGGATCCTTGCTGGTTTATGCCCAAGATTCAATTAGTGGTAATTCCAATGATGCATATGATTACCCCATTCGACCAGACACGGAAGAATGGAAACAACTCCATGGTTTTAACGATATGCTTAACGCCTGCCAGATACCCGAAAATGTCCTTAAAAACATGTCAACCGCTGCCCTGGTGGAAACTGTGCTTGATTATCCCCTGTTATTTGTTTACACAGCCCATAATGACTGGCAGCAAGGGTTTGATATGCTGGTATCAAACTTCAACGGTTTACAAGAATTATTCAACCGCAAAGATGCCGGTGGTAAACTACTTGTTAAATATATTGAAGTAGATCCCAAAACTATCGATATCCAGCGGGACGATTTCGAAAAGTGCGCATTTCTTACTGATTTATACAATCTTCAGATGATACTGTCACAGCAGCCGATTCTTAAACAATTATCCACATACCAGACACAGGTGCTCTTATCCGAAACTGAAACAAAACACCAATTGTTGCAAAACCATCCGGAGGTTTATGGTGCACTTGGAGCAAAATTCAGCTCAATGCTCATTGAGCAAATTCTGGGGCAGTACGATCTTTCCAGATACTACTGGACATACATATATACGCCAATGGGAAGTCCAGTGCTGGCTTTACAAATGGAAGCCGAGGATGAGCTTACCCCATCTCAGATAACCTATATCGACTGGTATTATGATTCACAATTCCCATATGCGACTAGAATTCGAAGTGCAACACAAATGTATAATTGCCATTCATATGCCTGGCATAATCAGGCATCTGATAATACAATCTGGCTCGACGCTCCTTACCAGGCTATATATTGGAATGATGGCAGTTATAGCCGTTGGACCGGTGTGCCATATAATGGCTTGATAGTAAGGTATGTGGATGACGACCACTCAGCGATCATACACAATGTCGGCGACCATCGATATATCTCAAAATGGGGCTCCGCTGGACTGTATGTACACAGCCCGAGCCATTGTCCATATACAGCAACTACTCTCTATTATTACTGAAATGCTTGAGCCCAACATAAACATCAAGACTTCATCCATTTCTTAAAAGGAGGTGAAGATGACCGTGAAATTAAATATGCTCTATGGAGTTTGGCAGGTGGATTGTACTTATCCTGCCTTCTGAGGCAGGATAAGCAGATATATTCATGTCGTTTGCGTGGGAAGCGTTAGTTTATAAGAACTTGTCGCTAACCTTAATACTTGACTTATCGTTATTATGTATTGGTTGAATTGTTATTCTATACACTGGGGATAAATTTATGAAACGTTTAAGCAACCTAAATATTAAATCCGCAATGCTGCTGAGGACTTTGCCGGCTATTATCTTGGTCGCAACAATATATGCTTCTTTTGTACCGGTACAGATACAAGCTTTTCATTACAGTGGCATTCATTGGAATACCGATACCGTATATTTCAAGGTTGATATTGAAATGGACCAAGCTCTGATTGATGGCACATTAGCAGCAGCAGACACATGGTCCAATGCCGGTGCAAATTTCAGCTTAGATTCCTATTGGGTAACAAATAATGATGTAACTGCCTACAATTTCGGTGTTGGCTATGAACACATTATTGCTCAATGCTGGATATCTTATTCCAATTTCATCATTAGTGAAGCAGACTTTATATTTAACACATATCATGATTTTTCATGGGGCAGTGCATATGATACATTTGATACCGAAACCGTAGCGTTACATGAATTTGGACATTGGTTAATGTTGAATGATTTGTATGATCCTGCAGACTCTGGCAAGGTAATGTACGGCTATATAGCTCTAGATCAAATCAAACGCGATTTACACCAGGATGATATCGATGGCATTATTTACATATATGGGACATAAGGAGAACAATAATGAAACACGTGATTATAAATATAGTGATATTGGCCCTGCTTGCAGGGCTAGGCCTTTCCTGTAACCAAATCCTCAACGAGGATCCTACTCTTACTTCAAATAAAGTAACACCACATCCTAATGATGATGTTCAGCTAATAAGCAGCGTTATGGTTCAGCTCGAACTCGATGAATTAATAAAATCTTCAGACGTTATTCTAACCGGGACCGTTACCGATATCGGGCCCGTATACCGTGGAACCTGGCAGAACACGCAATTAATATTTACTGATGTTGCAGTTGAAGTTTCCAAATTGCT contains the following coding sequences:
- a CDS encoding matrixin family metalloprotease; the encoded protein is MKRLSNLNIKSAMLLRTLPAIILVATIYASFVPVQIQAFHYSGIHWNTDTVYFKVDIEMDQALIDGTLAAADTWSNAGANFSLDSYWVTNNDVTAYNFGVGYEHIIAQCWISYSNFIISEADFIFNTYHDFSWGSAYDTFDTETVALHEFGHWLMLNDLYDPADSGKVMYGYIALDQIKRDLHQDDIDGIIYIYGT